In the genome of Persephonella sp. KM09-Lau-8, one region contains:
- a CDS encoding glycerate kinase has translation MNLRQMAVDIFLYAVESVKPKNLIPEALKITNHKLIISGDNYQIPEKIHIFGSGKASIEMAKVLENILGDKIANGLVVCNYYEPLRKIKVIQGGHPVPNENSLKGAEELINSLKDLNENDFFIYLLSGGSSALIEKPIPPITLEDLKKLTNTLLSYSVPIEEINIIRKHISMIKGGRLASYTKARGIVLVISDVIGDDLFTIGSAPMYYDTSTFEDAYNVLKKYNLTDKIPESVRQVILKGLKGEIPDTPKSENPNIKHYIIGSNLIALQKAKQKAEEKIPAYILTSQLKGEAREVAKAVTAIGKEIKKSGNPFRPPVCILMGGETTVTVRGNGKGGRNQEFCLSALQEIKNIDNIVLLSGGTDGIDGNSDAAGAVIDKSSYEKAKKLGLNIDEYLENNDSYNFFKQTGDLIITGPTGTNVMDISILIAGG, from the coding sequence ATGAATTTACGCCAGATGGCAGTTGATATATTTTTATATGCTGTGGAGAGTGTAAAACCTAAAAATCTTATTCCTGAAGCTTTAAAAATTACTAATCATAAACTCATAATTTCCGGTGATAACTACCAGATTCCAGAAAAAATCCATATCTTTGGAAGTGGTAAAGCCTCCATTGAAATGGCAAAAGTTCTTGAAAATATCCTTGGAGATAAAATTGCAAACGGACTGGTAGTCTGTAATTACTATGAGCCATTAAGAAAAATAAAAGTAATTCAAGGAGGACACCCTGTCCCAAATGAAAACAGTCTAAAAGGTGCCGAAGAACTAATAAATAGCCTAAAAGACTTAAACGAGAATGATTTTTTTATATATCTACTTTCAGGTGGTAGCTCTGCATTAATAGAAAAGCCTATTCCCCCTATAACCCTTGAAGATCTGAAAAAACTAACAAATACCCTTTTATCCTATTCAGTTCCAATAGAAGAAATAAATATTATCCGGAAACATATATCCATGATAAAAGGAGGCAGACTTGCCTCATATACAAAAGCCAGAGGCATAGTTCTGGTTATTTCTGATGTTATCGGGGATGACCTTTTCACAATAGGTTCAGCACCCATGTATTATGATACTTCAACCTTTGAGGATGCTTACAATGTTTTGAAAAAATATAACCTTACAGACAAAATCCCAGAATCTGTCCGTCAGGTAATATTAAAAGGTCTAAAAGGAGAAATCCCAGACACACCAAAATCAGAAAACCCAAATATAAAACATTACATAATAGGTAGTAATCTAATAGCTTTACAAAAAGCAAAACAAAAAGCAGAAGAAAAAATACCTGCCTACATCCTTACTTCACAGTTAAAAGGTGAGGCACGGGAAGTGGCCAAGGCAGTTACAGCAATAGGAAAAGAAATCAAAAAATCCGGCAATCCATTCAGACCACCTGTATGTATTCTGATGGGAGGAGAGACAACGGTAACAGTCCGGGGAAATGGCAAAGGAGGTAGAAATCAGGAATTCTGCCTTTCTGCTCTGCAGGAAATAAAAAATATAGACAATATAGTTCTGCTTTCCGGAGGAACAGATGGAATAGATGGCAACTCAGATGCAGCAGGAGCAGTGATAGATAAGAGTAGCTATGAAAAGGCAAAAAAACTTGGTTTAAATATTGACGAGTATCTTGAAAACAATGATTCATATAACTTTTTCAAACAAACAGGAGACTTAATCATAACAGGTCCAACAGGAACCAATGTGATGGATATTTCTATATTAATTGCAGGAGGATAA
- a CDS encoding HAD-IIB family hydrolase encodes MLVIFTDLDGSLLNHDDYSYSDATESLEKIKKLKIPLIFTTSKTRIEVELLQQEIGIKEPFIVENGAAIFFPLGYRNFLIDAPVKNNYQVIVLGETYQKIREFFNRVKEEFGLKGFGDMSVEEVATLTGLPVEKAKLAKQREFTEPFMTEKPELLPELEKLAEKNGLKITKGGRFYHLIGKNQDKGKAVKITSDIFKKNIGDIITIGIGDSKNDIPMLENVDIPVLIPKINNKYEEINLKNLIKAPYPGSKGWNAVVRRLIDEFTPDGS; translated from the coding sequence ATGTTAGTTATATTTACAGACCTTGATGGTTCATTATTGAACCATGATGATTACTCTTATTCAGACGCTACGGAAAGCCTTGAGAAAATAAAAAAGCTCAAAATTCCTTTGATATTCACCACCAGTAAAACCAGAATAGAAGTTGAACTTCTCCAGCAGGAGATAGGAATAAAAGAGCCTTTCATTGTTGAAAATGGAGCAGCAATATTTTTCCCTCTTGGCTACAGGAATTTCCTTATTGATGCTCCTGTAAAAAATAATTATCAGGTTATTGTATTGGGAGAGACCTACCAGAAAATAAGAGAATTCTTTAACAGAGTAAAGGAAGAATTTGGATTAAAAGGTTTTGGAGATATGTCAGTTGAAGAGGTGGCAACTTTAACAGGTCTTCCTGTAGAAAAAGCAAAGCTGGCAAAACAAAGGGAGTTTACAGAGCCTTTTATGACAGAAAAACCTGAACTCTTACCTGAGCTTGAAAAACTTGCAGAAAAAAATGGTCTAAAAATCACAAAAGGTGGTCGTTTTTATCATCTAATAGGAAAAAATCAGGACAAAGGGAAGGCTGTCAAAATCACATCAGATATATTCAAAAAGAATATAGGGGATATCATAACCATAGGAATAGGAGATAGCAAAAACGATATTCCAATGCTTGAAAATGTTGACATTCCAGTCCTTATTCCAAAAATTAATAATAAGTATGAAGAGATAAACCTTAAAAATCTAATAAAGGCACCATATCCCGGTAGTAAAGGCTGGAATGCAGTTGTTAGGAGACTTATAGATGAATTTACGCCAGATGGCAGTTGA
- a CDS encoding ATP-binding protein — MKNLVENAIKYNKSGGLVKVYSSKSGKYAAITVEDTGIGIPKESVPLIFERFYRVDKSRSRNEGGTGLGLSIVKHITEAHDGKVEVQSEPGKGSKFTVKIPIR, encoded by the coding sequence TTGAAAAATCTTGTGGAAAATGCCATTAAATATAACAAATCAGGTGGTCTGGTAAAAGTTTACTCAAGTAAAAGCGGGAAATATGCAGCTATTACTGTGGAAGATACTGGAATAGGTATTCCCAAAGAATCAGTACCTTTAATCTTTGAAAGATTTTACAGGGTGGATAAATCCAGAAGCAGAAATGAAGGAGGAACAGGACTTGGATTATCCATTGTGAAACATATAACAGAAGCCCACGACGGTAAAGTGGAAGTCCAGAGTGAACCTGGGAAAGGCTCAAAATTCACAGTAAAAATTCCTATCAGGTGA
- a CDS encoding histidine kinase dimerization/phospho-acceptor domain-containing protein — MNDLLKNTLVEFLDYLQEGLIVIDENKNIQYINKYARQLLGIESTGEILSVDEIKNNYLYSLINADIHGELKEEITIDDDIFLARVFKINNHKVIHFQDITPFELYKQAKKDFVSNVSHELKTPITVLKGVIETIENEDDLQLVRTFLSKAKKRINQMDSLINDLLILAKIESKEDKIQKNHINLYSMVQQVFEDLQHIANEKGIKLENQIDRDFSIFVDEKNLIFY, encoded by the coding sequence TAAAAAATACGCTCGTTGAGTTTCTGGATTACCTGCAGGAAGGCTTAATCGTAATTGATGAAAACAAAAATATTCAGTATATAAATAAATATGCCCGCCAGCTTTTAGGAATAGAAAGCACTGGGGAGATTTTATCTGTAGATGAGATAAAAAATAACTATCTGTATTCCCTCATTAATGCTGATATTCACGGAGAACTAAAAGAAGAAATAACAATAGATGATGATATATTCCTTGCCAGAGTTTTTAAGATAAACAACCATAAAGTAATTCATTTTCAGGATATAACACCCTTTGAGCTTTATAAACAGGCAAAAAAGGATTTTGTTTCAAACGTTTCTCATGAGCTCAAGACACCTATCACAGTCCTGAAAGGAGTTATTGAAACTATAGAAAATGAGGATGATTTACAGTTAGTCAGGACTTTTTTATCAAAAGCTAAAAAAAGAATAAATCAGATGGACAGCCTTATAAATGACCTTCTTATCCTTGCAAAAATTGAATCAAAAGAGGATAAAATCCAGAAAAATCATATCAATCTATACAGCATGGTTCAGCAGGTTTTTGAAGACCTGCAGCATATAGCAAATGAAAAAGGGATAAAACTTGAAAATCAGATAGATAGAGATTTTTCTATTTTTGTAGATGAAAAAAATTTAATATTTTATTGA